One Streptosporangiales bacterium genomic region harbors:
- a CDS encoding F0F1 ATP synthase subunit delta: protein MTSGAEVGGASRASRVAVERALGEVADDSSADLAAVGDELLAVVRLLDSEHGLRRTLSDATSSADGRREMVGALLDGKVSAATLRIVQAAVSERWARAGDLADALERAAVFALVGSVDRDGSDVAIEDELFRFARIVDGTAGLRRALSDAAAPADSKRALVRDLLGDQVSGVTARLADEAATHLRGRSVEGALQGYARMVAARRRELIAHVVTAVALSDEHRERLATTLARQYGRQVHLDIEVDPGIGGGIRVQVGDDLIDGTVNSRLADARRRLAG, encoded by the coding sequence ATGACTAGCGGGGCAGAGGTAGGCGGCGCGAGTCGCGCCTCGCGTGTCGCGGTCGAGCGCGCGCTCGGCGAGGTGGCGGACGACTCGTCCGCGGACCTCGCGGCGGTGGGCGACGAGCTGCTGGCGGTCGTCCGGCTGCTCGACTCCGAGCACGGCCTGCGCCGCACGCTGAGCGACGCGACGTCCTCGGCGGACGGCAGGCGCGAGATGGTCGGTGCGCTGCTCGACGGCAAGGTGTCCGCGGCGACGCTGCGGATTGTCCAGGCGGCGGTGTCCGAGCGGTGGGCGCGTGCGGGCGACCTGGCCGACGCCCTGGAGCGCGCCGCGGTGTTCGCCCTGGTCGGCTCCGTCGACCGCGACGGCAGCGACGTCGCGATCGAGGACGAGCTATTCCGGTTCGCCAGGATCGTCGACGGCACGGCCGGCCTGCGGCGCGCGCTGTCCGACGCCGCCGCGCCGGCCGACAGCAAGCGGGCCCTGGTCCGCGACCTGCTCGGCGACCAGGTGAGCGGGGTGACCGCGCGCCTCGCCGACGAGGCGGCGACGCACCTGCGCGGCCGCTCGGTCGAGGGCGCCCTGCAGGGATACGCGCGCATGGTCGCGGCGAGGCGTCGCGAGCTGATCGCGCACGTCGTGACCGCCGTGGCGCTCTCCGACGAGCACCGCGAGCGGCTCGCGACGACGCTCGCACGGCAGTACGGCCGGCAGGTGCACCTCGACATCGAGGTCGACCCCGGCATCGGCGGTGGCATTCGCGTCCAGGTGGGCGACGATCTCATCGACGGCACGGTCAACTCACGACTGGCCGACGCGCGGCGTCGGCTGGCCGGCTGA
- a CDS encoding F0F1 ATP synthase subunit B → MTSILAAEPGGNPLIPPIGELIIGTICFLALFGLLAKMAYPGIKKTLEERTNAIEGGIERAEKAQAEAQETLEKYRQQLSEARQEAAQIREKAHADGKAIVDEARESARTEAQRIVEGARAQMDADRQQVVAQLRQEVGRMSADLAGRIVGESLEDEARQRRIVDRFLEELEQEKV, encoded by the coding sequence ATGACGTCGATTCTCGCCGCCGAGCCGGGTGGCAACCCGCTGATCCCGCCGATCGGCGAGCTGATCATCGGCACGATCTGCTTCCTGGCGCTCTTCGGGCTGCTCGCGAAGATGGCCTACCCGGGCATCAAGAAGACGCTCGAGGAACGCACCAACGCGATCGAGGGCGGCATCGAGCGGGCGGAGAAGGCCCAGGCCGAGGCGCAGGAGACGCTGGAGAAGTACCGCCAGCAGCTCTCCGAGGCCCGCCAGGAGGCCGCGCAGATCCGCGAGAAGGCACACGCCGACGGCAAGGCGATCGTCGACGAGGCCAGGGAGAGCGCCCGCACCGAGGCCCAGCGCATCGTCGAGGGTGCCAGGGCGCAGATGGACGCCGACCGCCAGCAGGTGGTCGCGCAGCTGCGCCAGGAGGTCGGTCGGATGTCCGCCGATCTCGCCGGTCGCATCGTGGGCGAGTCGCTGGAGGACGAGGCCAGGCAGCGGCGCATCGTCGACCGCTTCCTGGAGGAGCTCGAGCAGGAGAAGGTGTGA